Proteins from a genomic interval of Bradysia coprophila strain Holo2 chromosome X, BU_Bcop_v1, whole genome shotgun sequence:
- the LOC119080468 gene encoding echinoderm microtubule-associated protein-like CG42247 isoform X1: MVSVESSQHPPLSSQEFDVEQPLNAVAPAPSEGESTINNNRVVENKPRTPLKMSHENNADAMVTMGAPPRASVTSTIGSNGQTNVVNNNNHNLKSTESDEDDYNSGGGIISAPSGIPGGPIYGGYWGALRATSRAVSPSMMDNMSENSSQPPMPAPLARSKSRPELVGGIGASSRYGNLSFWKARRVLFYRNGDPFFPGVEYRFKPFRDIGSLEALLDKISPKMDLPRGARYVFSMDGDRKYNLDELEDGASYVVSSYKAFKPASYGKKNGMWYASPGNQGWGNKSLSRKPSVLEADVAPSAANALKPSAGRVIRIINNLDHTVQCRVLLNLRTSQPFEEVLEDLGQVLKMTGAKRMYTASGQEVRSFSQLRNEFAEIETFYLGTGAAVIAPVPSGPSSPVRRSRSRAGVPIVQEDISKTTARQRARSKSRPRVLYAPESEIVRPTADYSLLDVMKEEPTKVIIRGLRRTFYPPVHHAPMDNSPPDKKLALQWVHGYRGIDSRRNLWVLPSGELLYYVAAVAVLLDRDEEAQRHYTGHTEDIMCMDVHPSRELVASGQRGGRDRKSQAHVRIWSTESLQTLYVFGMGELDSGVTSVAFSQLNGGSYILAVDAGRESILSVWQWQWGHLLGKVATLQEGLSGAAFHPLDDNLIITHGRGHLAFWHRRKDGFFERTDIIKQPSRTHVTSIQFEPDGDVVTADSDGFITIYSVDSDGAYFVRMEFEAHNKGISCLVMLSEGTLLSGGEKDRKIAAWDSLQNYKRITDTKLPESAGGVRTIYPQRPGRNDGNIYVGTTRNNILEGSLQRRFNQVVFGHGRQLWGLAAHPEDEVFATAGHDKHIALWRKQKLLWSTQVGYECVSLAFHPFGSALAAGSTEGHLLVMNAENGATMLTLRVCGSPLNCIAFNQVGDMIAMGSQNGSIYLFRVSRDGFSYKKVNKIRGSQPLTHLDWSVDGCYLQTVTVDFDLLFWDVKSLSPERSPMAMKDVKWLTHNCTVGFMVAGMWNNRYYASTSSIMTTSNRATAQDMLVSGDADGYLRLFRYPCISPRAEYCEAKVYSGTLASARFLYGDRSVVTVGGTDASLMVWELVEE; this comes from the exons GTGTCAGTGGAGTCATCACAACATCCACCATTATCCAGCCAAGAATTCGATGTCGAGCAACCTCTTAATGCGGTAGCACCAGCACCCAGTGAAGGTGAATCAACAATAAATAACAATCGTGTTGTTGAAAATAAACCTAGAACGCCATTGAAAATGTCCCATGAAAATAACGCAGACGCGATGGTTACGATGGGAGCGCCTCCACGTGCCAGTGTAACGTCAACAATCGGATCGAATGGTCAGACAAATGTAGTGAATAACAATAATCACAATTTAAAGAGCACCGAATCAGACGAAGACGATTACAACAGTGGCGGTGGTATAATTAGCGCTCCATCTGGCATACCAGGCGGTCCAATTTATGGTGGTTATTGGGGCGCATTGCGAGCCACCAGCCGAGCCGTCAGTCCATCCATGATGGATAATATGAGCGAAAATTCATCGCAACCGCCAATGCCAGCTCCGTTGGCTCGGTCGAAATCTCGTCCAGAGCTGGTCGGTGGCATTGGTGCAAGTAGTAGATATGGGAATTTGTCGTTCTGGAAAGCAAGACGTGTATTGTTTTATCGGAATGGTGATCCATTTTTTCCGGGAGTGGAGTACCGGTTTAAACCATTCCGTGATATTGGCAGTCTGGAAGCATTGTTGGACAAAATTTCACCGAAAATGGATCTACCACGCGGGGCAAGATATGTCTTCTCAATGGATGGTGATCGGAAATACAATTTGGATGAACTGGAGGATGGAGCTTCGTATGTTGTCAGCTCATACAAGGCATTTAAG CCCGCAAGTTATGGTAAAAAGAATGGTATGTGGTATGCCTCACCTGGCAATCAAGGATGGGGAAATAAATCCCTGAGTCGAAAGCCATCTGTTCTGGAAGCAGACGTGGCTCCATCAGCTGCAAATGCATTGAAACCATCTGCCGGCCGTGTCATCCGAATCATAAACAATCTAGATCATACAGTTCAG TGTCGCGTTCTCTTGAATCTACGTACATCCCAACCGTTTGAGGAAGTTCTGGAAGATTTGGGCCAGGTACTCAAAATGACCGGCGCTAAACGAATGTATACCGCTAGTGGACAGGAAGTGCGAAGCTTTTCACAATTACGCAATGAATTTGCTGAAATCGAAACGTTTTATTTGGGAACGGGGGCTGCTGTTATCGCGCCTGTACCAAGTGGACCGAGCTCACCAGTTCGTCGATCTCGTTCACGAGCTGGTGTACCAATAGTCCAAGAAGATATATCAAAAACCACAGCCCGACAAAGAGCACGAAGTAAAAGTCGACCAAGGGTTTTATACGCTCCAGAAAGTGAAATTGTTCGACCGACCGCAG ACTACTCACTCTTGGATGTTATGAAAGAAGAACCGACTAAAGTTATAATTCGTGGTCTCAGAAGAACGTTTTATCCTCCTGTTCATCACGCACCGATGGACAATTCACCTCCCGATAAGAAATTGGCACTCCAATGGGTGCATGGATATCGAGGAATTGATTCGCGACGAAATTTGTGGGTGCTACCGTCAGGTGAACTATTGTATTATGTGGCAGCAGTCGCAGTGTTACTAGATCGAGATGAAGAAGCTCAGAGACATTACACCGGTCATACAGAGGATATTATGTG CATGGACGTCCATCCGTCTCGAGAGTTGGTGGCATCCGGTCAGCGCGGTGGCCGAGACAGAAAATCCCAAGCTCACGTCCGAATCTGGAGCACTGAATCGCTACAAACATTATACGTTTTCGGTATGGGAGAACTGGACAGTGGTGTGACATCGGTTGCATTTTCTCAGCTG AATGGCGGAAGTTACATTTTAGCCGTTGATGCTGGTCGTGAAAGCATATTATCGGTTTGGCAGTGGCAATGGGGTCATTTATTAGGAAAAGTTGCT ACTCTACAAGAAGGCCTGTCTGGTGCTGCATTCCATCCCCTCGATGACAATCTCATCATCACACATGGTCGTGGTCATCTTGCCTTTTGGCACCGACGAAAGGACGGTTTCTTCGAACGAACCGATATTATCAAACAGCCGTCCCGTACGCACGTCACCAGCATTCAATTTGAGCCGGATGGTGACGTTGTCACCGCCGACAGTGATGgttttattacaatttataGTGTTGATTCGGATGGTGCTTATTTTGTGCGAATGGAATTCGAGGCCCATAATAAGGGTATCAGTTGCTTGGTGATGCTGTCAGAGGGAACATTATTGTCCGGTGGTGAAAAAGATCGAAAAATTGCTGCCTGGGACTCATTGCAGAATTATAAACGAATTACCGATACCAAATTGCCAGAGTCGGCAGGCGGTGTTCGTACCATATATCCACAGCGTCCGGGACGCAATGATGGAAATATTTATGTTGGTACGACACGGAATAATATTCTTGAAGGATCGCTGCAAAGACGATTTAATCAAGTCGTTTTTGGACATGGACGTCAATTGTGGGGACTGGCCGCGCATCCAGAAGACGAAGTGTTTGCAACAGCTGGGCATGATAAGCACATTGCGTTGTGGAGAAAGCAAAAATTATTGTGGTCAACACAGGTTGGATACGAATGT GTATCGTTAGCATTTCATCCATTCGGCTCGGCTTTAGCAGCGGGAAGTACAGAGGGGCATTTGCTAGTGATGAATGCGGAAAACGGTGCGACAATGTTGACGTTAAGAGTGTGTGGTTCACCACTGAACTGCATTGCTTTCAATCAAG TTGGAGATATGATAGCAATGGGATCACAAAATGGAAGCATCTACCTATTCCGAGTATCAAGAGATGGTTTCtcatataaaaaagttaataaaattCGAGGCTCTCAGCCGCTCACACATTTGGATTGGAGTGTTGATGGTTGTTATCTGCAGACTGTTACGGTTGACTTTGACCTTTTGTTCT GGGACGTCAAATCACTATCACCCGAGCGAAGTCCAATGGCAATGAAGGATGTTAAATGGCTGACACACAATTGTACAGTTGGATTTATGG